The Elaeis guineensis isolate ETL-2024a chromosome 14, EG11, whole genome shotgun sequence genome has a segment encoding these proteins:
- the LOC105057818 gene encoding putative disease resistance protein RGA4, which produces MADVLLSALLPVVMKKAADRILQQFGVIWGMEEKLEKLERTLSAILSVLGDAEQRQVEDPAVKRWLAALKDAAYEADDVLDEFNVEAMRRKTEIQIDMSKRVRSFFSLHNPVWFRFKMGQKLKEIVQKIDEIAAERIRFGFTVTTQPQNRDRPQSHSYIDESNVIGREEDKEKIVKLLLDHDRNQNVAVLPIVGMGGLGKTTLAQFVYRDKRVEKHFQPLIWVCVSDEFDIAKLARAIISSATGTECQESNMELLQRRLREVVSGKRYLLVLDDVWNEDQAKWDELKTLLGTGGEGSRIIVTARNEQVSSIMGTLDAYLLKGLTEDDSWTLFRKRAFEKGAEVPPTLAKIGKEIVKKCGGLPLAVKTLGSLMHSKSQEKEWLSVRDSDIWDMQVGEDGILPALRLSYSHLPSHLKQCFAFCAIFQKDYEMDKDLLIQLWMANGFIPSGGRKELEDKGHEIFNELASRSFFQDIKEVAGYYGFYGSRGELYCTTTCKMHDLMHDLAQSITGNECLSVVDPATLEDVSKKTRHLGTSGHFILNIHRILNTSPNIRTLLSLSTEWSNRIMVTADSSKPRSLRALGLTHPDISRLPISIGFLKHLRYLDLSRTDIEALPDATSTLLNLQTLKLSNCDELRKLPKDMRNMSDLRHLYIDGCDNLKQLPAGIGQLSSLRTLTKYIVGNDAGRRIGELNSLDLGGFLELYNLRNVRDAADAKEANLSSKHNLRSLILCWDMIAWNDSCYRSSAPDVCKDVLHVGNAEEVLEALGPHDGLKLLAIRCYGGERFPTWMMDSLLLQNLVEIHLGACAGCEHLPPLWQLPVLKFLYLIKMGSVKHLCSSTIYGNASNGTLQAFPSLKRLVLHTMQSLKEWSEDEKTVEVMLVFPHLAELKIINCPNLMTIPILPSLKSLSMKGTNKQLGLVHGLTALSSLQIEVDKTNNGTESPPLAQEKKMSFRDFRSLENLTITASEDLAPLLEEEEEEMKGLSSSLHRLEVIRCNWLFLSSQQASSPLGFWKNLTSLLSLGINDCDDLVYWPEEEFRGLNSVKTLTIRYCNKLVGPSRLPLSSSSSGDGEFPPNLEYLNIIRCDGLVELPKLPATLRSLSVQYCPKFNSMTEGLRHATALDDIYITDCPSLTSLPEGFGQLTALKSLILKGCSNLSYLPQGMQGLTALEGLIIGRCPRLSSLPEGLQQRLPGLQRLKIEGCPKLERQYAKGGRYWDLISRIPETGTLSEIRSNFSTFPPSFSCF; this is translated from the coding sequence ATGGCTGATGTGCTTCTCTCAGCCTTGCTACCGGTGGTTATGAAGAAGGCAGCCGACCGTATTCTCCAACAGTTTGGAGTGAtatggggcatggaagagaagcTAGAAAAGCTGGAAAGAACACTATCGGCAATCCTGTCCGTACTTGGGGATGCAGAGCAGCGGCAAGTCGAGGATCCAGCTGTGAAGAGGTGGTTGGCAGCGCTGAAGGATGCAGCCTACGAAGCAGACGACGTACTGGATGAGTTCAATGTGGAAGCAATGCGGCGGAAGACAGAGATTCAGATCGACATGTCAAAAAGGGTGCGCAGCTTCTTTTCTCTTCACAATCCAGTTTGGTTTCGCTTTAAGATGGGGcagaagttgaaagaaattgtccaGAAAATAGATGAAATCGCAGCTGAGAGAATTAGATTTGGTTTCACGGTCACAACCCAACCACAAAACAGGGATAGGCCACAAAGCCACTCCTATATTGATGAGTCAAATGTCATTGGTAGGgaggaagataaagaaaaaatagtGAAGTTGTTACTTGATCATGATCGCAACCAGAATGTTGCCGTCCTCCCCATAGTTGGTATGGGTGGACTGGGTAAGACCACACTGGCCCAATTCGTTTACAGAGATAAGAGGGTGGAGAAGCATTTCCAACCGCTCATATGGGTCTGTGTGTCCGACGAGTTCGATATTGCGAAACTTGCTAGAGCAATAATATCTTCAGCCACAGGAACTGAGTGTCAGGAATCAAACATGGAGTTGTTACAACGCCGCCTTCGAGAAGTTGTAAGTGGAAAAAGGTATTTACTTGTATTAGATGATGTTTGGAACGAGGATCAGGCAAAGTGGGATGAGTTAAAAACTTTACTAGGAACCGGTGGAGAAGGGAGCAGGATCATTGTGACCGCACGAAATGAGCAGGTATCATCGATAATGGGCACACTCGATGCGTATCTTTTAAAAGGTTTGACTGAGGATGATTCTTGGACATTGTTTAGGAAGAGAGCATTTGAAAAGGGAGCAGAAGTGCCTCCAACTCTGGCAAAAATTGGCAAGGAGATTGTCAAGAAATGTGGTGGGTTGCCTCTAGCAGTGAAGACATTGGGGAGCTTAATGCATTCCAAGAGTCAGGAAAAGGAATGGTTGTCTGTGAGGGACAGCGACATTTGGGATATGCAGGTTGGTGAAGATGGGATTTTACCAGCACTAAGGTTGAGCTACAGTCATTTGCCTTCCCATTTAAAACAATGCTTTGCCTTCTGTGCCATATTTCAGAAGGATTATGAAATGGACAAGGATTTGTTGATTCAACTATGGATGGCCAATGGATTCATTCCATCTGGTGGAAGAAAGGAGTTGGAAGACAAGGGGCATGAGATTTTTAATGAGTTGGCTTCGAGATCTTTTTTTCAGGATATCAAGGAAGTTGCGGGGTACTACGGATTTTATGGATCCAGGGGTGAACTTTACTGCACAACAACTTGCAAGATGCACGACCTCATGCACGACCTGGCACAATCCATTACGGGGAATGAATGCCTCAGCGTAGTGGACCCTGCCACGTTGGAAGATGTGTCTAAGAAAACCCGTCACTTGGGCACATCTGGGCATTTCATATTGAACATCCATAGGATCTTGAATACTTCTCCAAACATTCGCACTCTCCTGTCATTATCAACGGAATGGAGTAATCGTATTATGGTGACTGCGGATTCATCAAAGCCTAGGTCATTGAGAGCATTGGGTCTAACTCATCCTGATATTAGTAGATTGCCTATTTCAATTGGATTTCTGAAACACCTAAGATACCTGGACCTCTCTCGTACTGATATAGAAGCATTACCTGATGCCACCAGCACACTTCTCAATCTACAAACTCTGAAACTCTCTAATTGCGACGAACTACGTAAGCTGCCCAAAGACATGAGAAATATGAGTGACCTGAGGCATCTTTACATTGACGGATGTGATAATCTGAAGCAGCTGCCAGCAGGTATAGGGCAATTAAGCAGCCTGCGAACATTGACGAAATACATTGTAGGCAATGATGCTGGAAGACGTATAGGTGAGTTGAATAGCTTAGATCTCGGTGGCTTTCTAGAGCTGTATAACCTGAGGAATGTGAGGGATGCGGCAGATGCTAAAGAAGCTAATCTCAGTTCCAAACATAACCTTCGCTCATTAATATTATGCTGGGATATGATTGCATGGAATGATTCTTGTTATAGATCAAGTGCCCCTGATGTTTGTAAGGATGTTTTGCATGTAGGAAATGCTGAAGAGGTTTTGGAAGCCCTTGGGCCTCATGATGGCTTAAAGCTACTGGCAATACGGTGCTATGGGGGCGAGAGATTTCCAACGTGGATGATGGACTCTTTGTTACTGCAAAATTTAGTTGAAATCCATCTGGGAGCTTGCGCAGGTTGCGAACATCTCCCACCTTTATGGCAGCTACCTGTACttaaatttctctacttgattaaGATGGGTAGCGTCAAGCATCTCTGCAGCAGCACCATCTACGGCAATGCAAGCAATGGCACACTGCAAGCATTCCCCTCACTAAAGAGACTGGTGTTGCACACGATGCAGAGCTTGAAGGAGTGGTCAGAGGATGAAAAAACTGTAGAGGTCATGCTAGTTTTCCCTCATCTTGCTGAGCTTAAGATCATTAATTGCCCAAATTTGATGACCATACCAATATTACCATCTCTCAAAAGTTTATCAATGAAAGGAACCAATAAGCAGTTGGGCTTGGTCCATGGTCTGACCGCACTATCTTCCCTTCAAATTGAAGTCGATAAAACGAACAATGGTACAGAGTCTCCTCCTCTTGCTCAGGAAAAAAAAATGTCCTTCAGGGATTTTAGATCTCTTGAAAATTTAACTATCACGGCATCTGAGGATCTGGCaccattgctggaggaggaggaggaggagatgaaaGGGCTGAGCTCATCCCTGCATCGTTTGGAGGTTATAAGATGCAATTGGTTGTTTTTATCGTCGCAGCAGGCATCATCTCCTTTGGGGTTTTGGAAGAACCTAACTTCTCTCCTATCTTTAGGGATCAATGATTGTGATGATCTAGTCTACTGGCCGGAGGAGGAGTTCCGTGGCTTGAACTCAGTGAAGACGTTAACAATCAGGTATTGCAACAAGTTGGTTGGCCCGTCACGTTTGCCATTATCCTCGTCATCATCAGGGGATGGAGAGTTTCCGCCAAACTTGGAATATCTGAATATTATACGTTGTGATGGTCTAGTGGAATTGCCCAAGTTGCCTGCTACCCTCAGATCATTGTCTGTTCAGTACTGCCCCAAATTCAATTCCATGACAGAAGGCCTGCGACATGCCACCGCTCTCGACGACATATACATTACTGACTGTCCAAGCCTGACGTCTCTGCCGGAAGGGTTTGGGCAGCTCACCGCACTCAAGTCTCTGATACTCAAGGGTTGCAGCAATTTGTCATATCTGCCGCAAGGGATGCAGGGCCTCACAGCACTTGAGGGGCTGATTATTGGTCGCTGCCCTCGGCTGTCATCACTACCCGAAGGTCTCCAACAACGACTCCCCGGCCTTCAGCGTCTGAAAATTGAGGGGTGCCCCAAACTAGAGAGACAATATGCGAAAGGAGGCCGGTATTGGGACCTGATCTCACGCATCCCCGAAACCGGAACACTATCTGAGATTAGGAGCAACTTCAGCACATTCCCTCCTTCCTTTTCTTGCTTTTGA